A region of Plantactinospora sp. BC1 DNA encodes the following proteins:
- a CDS encoding ABC transporter substrate-binding protein, with the protein MRRVPALAAAGVLLVGLAGCGGDSAGTGGQRLVNGKTFTMVLSADPGNLDPHFTSLASTQQVDRFLYDSLLNVGPDGTLLAGLAEKWQGDTSTVTYTLRKGVTCADGSPLTAGQVAANITFVGDPKNASSRIGVYVPAGATATADEAAGTVTVTSPTPAAFLDRMVGGLHIVCDRGLKDRKLLRQGSVGTGMFTLTEAVADDHYTLTRRKEYAWGPGDWPATQDGLPDTVILKIVTNESTAANLLGSDQANAVTVIGPDSQRLRAMRLFERSVVAALGELWFHQKPGLPGADETVRRALTQALDLKQLGQVVSSGAGKPMTGLVAPGLSPCPPAGTDALLPAHDPAAAKAALDAAGWLPGGDGVRVKDGRRLALGFYYPTNAGSGMQAGAELLQRAWQGVGAQVTIRGVANAEISQVIVGGQGSWDAAFLPLNVGLPSELVPFFSGATPPNGVNFAHVENPGYAAAVGAASAVAGTGGCASWAEAEQALVRGVDIVPFVYSTVPVFGKGASFELSTGSVAPSSIRMLG; encoded by the coding sequence ATGAGACGTGTTCCTGCGCTGGCGGCGGCCGGTGTGCTGCTGGTCGGGCTGGCCGGTTGCGGCGGCGACTCCGCCGGCACCGGCGGCCAGCGGCTGGTCAACGGCAAGACCTTCACGATGGTGCTGAGCGCCGACCCGGGCAACCTCGACCCGCACTTCACCTCGCTGGCCAGCACCCAACAGGTCGACCGGTTCCTCTACGACTCGCTGCTCAACGTCGGCCCGGACGGCACGCTCCTCGCCGGCCTGGCGGAGAAGTGGCAGGGCGACACGAGCACGGTGACGTACACGCTGCGCAAGGGGGTCACCTGCGCCGACGGCAGCCCGCTGACCGCCGGCCAGGTGGCGGCGAACATCACCTTCGTCGGCGACCCGAAGAACGCCTCCTCCCGGATCGGCGTCTACGTGCCGGCCGGCGCCACCGCCACCGCCGACGAGGCGGCCGGCACCGTGACGGTGACCTCGCCGACGCCGGCCGCCTTCCTCGACCGCATGGTCGGCGGGCTGCACATCGTCTGCGACCGGGGACTGAAGGACCGCAAGCTGCTCCGGCAGGGCTCGGTCGGCACCGGGATGTTCACCCTGACCGAGGCGGTGGCCGACGACCACTACACGCTGACCCGGCGCAAGGAGTACGCCTGGGGGCCGGGCGACTGGCCGGCCACCCAGGACGGGCTGCCCGACACCGTGATCCTGAAGATCGTCACGAACGAGAGCACCGCGGCCAACCTGCTCGGCTCCGACCAGGCGAACGCGGTGACCGTGATCGGGCCGGACAGCCAGCGACTCAGGGCGATGCGCCTCTTCGAACGCAGCGTGGTCGCCGCGCTCGGCGAACTCTGGTTCCACCAGAAGCCGGGCCTGCCGGGCGCCGACGAGACGGTGCGCCGGGCGCTGACCCAGGCGCTCGACCTCAAGCAGCTCGGACAGGTGGTCAGCAGCGGCGCCGGCAAGCCGATGACCGGCCTGGTGGCTCCCGGGTTGAGCCCGTGCCCGCCCGCCGGGACCGACGCCCTGCTGCCGGCGCACGACCCGGCGGCGGCGAAGGCGGCCCTGGACGCCGCCGGCTGGCTTCCCGGCGGCGACGGGGTACGGGTCAAGGACGGCCGGCGGCTCGCCCTCGGCTTCTACTACCCGACCAACGCCGGCAGCGGCATGCAGGCCGGCGCGGAGCTGCTCCAGCGGGCCTGGCAGGGCGTCGGCGCGCAGGTGACCATCCGGGGGGTGGCCAACGCCGAGATCAGCCAGGTGATCGTCGGCGGGCAGGGCTCCTGGGACGCGGCATTCCTGCCGCTCAACGTCGGCCTCCCCAGCGAGCTGGTGCCGTTCTTCTCCGGCGCGACCCCGCCGAACGGGGTGAACTTCGCGCACGTCGAGAACCCCGGGTACGCGGCCGCGGTCGGGGCGGCGTCGGCGGTGGCCGGTACCGGCGGCTGCGCCAGCTGGGCCGAGGCCGAGCAGGCGCTGGTCCGGGGCGTCGACATCGTGCCGTTCGTCTACTCCACCGTGCCGGTCTTCGGCAAGGGAGCCAGCTTCGAACTCAGCACCGGGAGCGTGGCGCCGAGTTCCATCCGCATGCTCGGCTGA
- a CDS encoding ABC transporter permease — translation MPKTTTEHPWVRFAARRAARLVVSLWVLVTAAFGMIHLIPGDPVRAALGPTAPVELVAARRAALGLDDPLWSQYLRYLRNLVTGELSESMVTGLPVSQLIGDRLPATAQLALLAFTLAVAVSVPLGLAMAVATRGGRNRPAELAFTSTSSILGVLPEFLVAVGLVYVFGVTLGVAPVAGRSGPDSYVLPVLALAIGPAALLARIVRVETLAVLGTDYIRTARAKRLPARRIYLRHALPNALTATATVGGLLLGAMVAGTVLVENVFAWPGLGSTIVGSILAKDYPVVQGIVLVYGAAVLLVNLAVDVGLALLDPRSTIRES, via the coding sequence GTGCCGAAGACGACGACCGAACACCCCTGGGTGCGCTTCGCCGCCCGGCGGGCGGCACGGCTGGTGGTGTCGCTCTGGGTGCTCGTCACCGCCGCCTTCGGCATGATCCACCTCATTCCCGGCGACCCGGTCCGGGCCGCGCTCGGGCCGACCGCCCCGGTGGAGCTGGTCGCCGCCCGCCGGGCCGCGCTGGGCCTGGACGACCCGCTCTGGTCGCAGTACCTGCGCTACCTGCGGAACCTGGTCACCGGGGAGCTGAGCGAGTCGATGGTCACCGGGCTGCCCGTGTCGCAGCTGATCGGCGACCGGCTCCCGGCCACGGCACAGCTCGCGCTCCTCGCGTTCACCCTGGCGGTCGCGGTCTCCGTACCGCTGGGTCTGGCCATGGCGGTGGCCACCCGCGGCGGCCGGAACCGCCCGGCGGAGCTGGCCTTCACCTCGACCAGCTCGATCCTCGGGGTACTCCCGGAGTTCCTCGTCGCCGTGGGCCTGGTCTACGTCTTCGGCGTGACGCTCGGCGTGGCCCCGGTCGCCGGCCGCTCCGGCCCGGACTCCTACGTCCTGCCGGTACTGGCGCTGGCGATCGGCCCGGCCGCGCTGCTCGCCCGGATCGTCCGGGTCGAGACGCTGGCCGTGCTGGGCACCGACTACATCCGTACGGCGCGGGCGAAGCGACTCCCGGCCCGGCGGATCTACCTGCGGCACGCCCTGCCGAACGCGCTGACCGCCACCGCGACCGTCGGCGGCCTGCTGCTCGGCGCGATGGTCGCCGGGACCGTACTGGTGGAGAACGTCTTCGCCTGGCCCGGGCTGGGCAGCACCATCGTCGGGTCGATCCTGGCCAAGGACTATCCGGTGGTCCAGGGCATCGTCCTCGTCTACGGCGCGGCCGTACTGCTGGTCAACCTCGCGGTCGACGTCGGGCTCGCCCTGCTCGACCCGCGCTCGACGATCAGGGAGAGCTAG